The stretch of DNA GCGGCATTCGCGGGGGCGACGCCAACAAAGGTACTGACCCCGGCGATTTCTCGTCCATCAACCCAATTCAGCGGTTTGAGACGATCTCAACCGGCGACGTTGCGGGTACGTGGCAGCGGAAATATGAAGGCATCAGCCGGGCCAACGCCACGTTGCGGTTGCTGGCTTCGGCTGGTTCCGACGTGTCGGCTGCCGAAAAAACCCGCATCACCGCAGAGACCCGCTTTTTGCGCGGCCTGTACTATTTCGACCTGAAGCGGTTGTATAATAATACGCCTTACATTGACGAGACGGTCGATTACGGCACGGGTATCGAGAAAGTAAACAACAGCGCAGACCTCTGGCCGAAGATTGAAGCCGACGTGAAGTTTGCTTACGATAACCTGCCCGAAACGATGAATGCCGTTGGTCGGGTCAACAAATGGGCCGCAGCGTCGATGCTGGGGAAGGTGTATCTGTATCAGAAGAAATACGCTGAAGCAAAAGCCCTGTTCGATCTGGTTATCGCCAATGGCAAAACGTCGAACGGCAAAAAGTATGGCTTGGTGCCACGCTACGCCGATCTGTTCAAGGCATCGAACGATAACAACGAAGAGTCGATTTTTGCCAGTCAGGCAGCGGCCAACACGGGCAACGTAAATAATGCCAACCCGGAGTTTGACCTGAACTTCCCGTATAACACCGGCCCGAATGGCCCCGGCAACTGCTGCGGCTTCAACCAGCCAAGCTTCGAGTATGCCAACTCGTTCCGTACCGATGCCACCGGCCTGCCCCTGCTCGACGGTTCGTATAACACGGGTGCCAACCAGTTGAAAACCGATATGGGCGTTACGTCGAAAACCGACTTCACACCCGACGCCGGCAACCTCGACCCACGCATCGACCACACGATTGGTCGTCGTGGTATTCCGTACTTAGACTGGATGGATCACCCCGGTCAGGACTGGATTCGGAATCAGCCGAACGGTGGCCCCTACTCGCCGAAGAAGTTTACGTACTACAAGTCGGACCGGGGTTCATTGCAGGATAACTCGTCGTGGACACCGGGCTACACGGCTCTTAACTTCCCGATCATCCGTTACGCCGATGTGTTGCTGATGGCGGCTGAGTGCGAAATTGAGGTAGGATCGCTGGTGAAAGCCCGTGAATACGTCAATCTGGTTCGGGCGCGGGCCGCCAATCCGGCAGGTTTCGTAACGCGGGCCAACGGCGCACCGGCGGCCAAGTACGTAATCGCCGAATATCCGGCATCCGTATTTGCCAGCAAAGCGTCGGCAACAACCGCGCTCCGCTTCGAGCGTCGGCTTGAATTGGGCGACGAAGGCCACCGCTTCTTCGACCTCGTTCGCTGGGGCGTTGCGGCACAGGTACTCAACGCCTATCTGGCTTATGAAGGTGCATCGAGCCGTTTGCCGACAACGCTGGGCGGTTCTACGTTTACTGCTGGTCAGGATGAGTACCTGCCCATTCCGCAGGCACAGATCGACCTTCAGGGTAAAGAAGTGCTGAAACAGAATCCGGGGTATTGATAAACACCCCCATTTTCAAGGCCGCTTCCGAACGTTCGGAAGCGGCCTTTTTTGTGTCAAACATTTAGAAAATAGAGCGGTTATAGTCTACAAATCAACTCAACAAACGTTATGGCTAACAACAAAACCACAAACCAGCCCGGCTCGAACGATAGTCAGCCGCAGGGCGAACAAACGCGTAATCACGACGCCCGCGATACGGGCAAAAACCGGCCCAATGGCGAGAAAACCATGACCAACGCCAATAAAAGCAAACAGGGTTCAGCCGACGATTTCAGCCAGATGAGCAAAGCCGAATTGGCCGACGAGCGCGGGGGTCACGGTCGTTCGGGCCACAGCGATAGCCGGAATGGAAGCCGGAAGAAATAGGGATGAGTGATGAGTGATGAACGATGAGTGATGAGTTTGCTGACGCCAGTGTCTTATAGGTGCGTCAGCAAACTCATCACTCATCGTTCATCACTCATCACCTACCACTATGGTTATAGCTGAGCTTCGGCAGGAACACAAAGATATTCTGGCCTACTGGCAACGCCACGCGCCTGACCCAACCAATGGCGGCTTTTACGGGCGCGTCGATTATCAGAACCGCCCCGACCCTACCGCCGATAAAGGCATTGTGCTGAACGCCCGCATTCTATGGACGTTTTCAGCCGCCCTGCACCACACCCAACACGACGACTACCGCGCCGTTGCCGACCGGGCGTTCGACTACATACGTACTTATTTCATTGACCCGCAATACGGCGGTGTTTATTGGTCGGTCGATTACAAAGGCCAGCCCAAACAACCCCTCAAACAACTTTACGGGCAAGCGTTCGCGCTCTATGGCCTGAGCGAATATGCCCGCGCCACCGGCTCGGCGGCTGCGCTCGATCTGGCAAAAACACAGTTTCAAACGATGGTCAAGCGTGCGTATGACCCGGTGCGGGGCGGTTTTCGCGAAGCCTTCGCCCGCGACTGGTCTACGGCGACCGATTATATTCTGAGCAAACCTGCCAACCGGGAAACCAAGACCATGAACACACACCTCCACATTCTGGAGGCTTTTACGTGCCTGTACCGCGTTTGGCCCGACGCGTCGGTGGCGACACAGATGCGCGGCATGATTGGGTCGTTTCTCGACCACATCGTTGATCCGAAAACCTACCGGATGAACCTCTTCATGGACGACGACTGGCGGGTTCGGCGCACGGCTACGTCTTACGGTCACGACATTGAAGCGTCGTGGCTACTGCCCGAAGCCGCCGACCTGCTGGCCGAACGCAACCCTGCCGACAAGCCCCTGCAAAAACGAGTGCGTGACGTGGCCGTTCGGATGGCG from Spirosoma montaniterrae encodes:
- a CDS encoding AGE family epimerase/isomerase, with the translated sequence MVIAELRQEHKDILAYWQRHAPDPTNGGFYGRVDYQNRPDPTADKGIVLNARILWTFSAALHHTQHDDYRAVADRAFDYIRTYFIDPQYGGVYWSVDYKGQPKQPLKQLYGQAFALYGLSEYARATGSAAALDLAKTQFQTMVKRAYDPVRGGFREAFARDWSTATDYILSKPANRETKTMNTHLHILEAFTCLYRVWPDASVATQMRGMIGSFLDHIVDPKTYRMNLFMDDDWRVRRTATSYGHDIEASWLLPEAADLLAERNPADKPLQKRVRDVAVRMARAASAGLEPDGGMNYEFEPETGHLNRERSWWVMAEAMVGYLNAYQLTREQQFLDKSLASWTFIKKYLLDTKNGEWFSGVTADHRVLGTEKISMWKCPYHNSRACLEMLDRLEQLR
- a CDS encoding RagB/SusD family nutrient uptake outer membrane protein; translated protein: MNITIRKVAAGTAATLTLMIVGVACQDKFLEVPPTGQLSNAQLASKAGIEGSLIATYSMLNGRGDRLASVANWVWGGIRGGDANKGTDPGDFSSINPIQRFETISTGDVAGTWQRKYEGISRANATLRLLASAGSDVSAAEKTRITAETRFLRGLYYFDLKRLYNNTPYIDETVDYGTGIEKVNNSADLWPKIEADVKFAYDNLPETMNAVGRVNKWAAASMLGKVYLYQKKYAEAKALFDLVIANGKTSNGKKYGLVPRYADLFKASNDNNEESIFASQAAANTGNVNNANPEFDLNFPYNTGPNGPGNCCGFNQPSFEYANSFRTDATGLPLLDGSYNTGANQLKTDMGVTSKTDFTPDAGNLDPRIDHTIGRRGIPYLDWMDHPGQDWIRNQPNGGPYSPKKFTYYKSDRGSLQDNSSWTPGYTALNFPIIRYADVLLMAAECEIEVGSLVKAREYVNLVRARAANPAGFVTRANGAPAAKYVIAEYPASVFASKASATTALRFERRLELGDEGHRFFDLVRWGVAAQVLNAYLAYEGASSRLPTTLGGSTFTAGQDEYLPIPQAQIDLQGKEVLKQNPGY